DNA sequence from the Campylobacter concisus genome:
TTTTTAGATCAGTTTTTATCATATTGTATATGTAGCCAAGAAGGTGCTGGTGTTTGCTAAGCTCGTTTGAGAGGCTTTTGGCGGCTAGTTTTCGCACGCTTTGATCGTTATCATGAAGCTTAGCTAAAATTTCCTCTTCATTTAAAAGCTCACCTTTAAATTTAAACCTCATCTTGCTCATACTCTCATCAAAAAGCCTTGAAAAGCCCTCAGCTCCAGTGCTAGCAGTGCGAAGTAGTACCCTCTCTTCAGCAACGCTAAGTTGGTGCGGTTTTGCTTTGGCAAGATTGTTTAGATAGTAGCCATATTTTTTGGAGCTTTTGATAATTTCTTCTTGTTTTCTAGGGCTAAACTCATTAAATTTGATCTCAAAAAATATCAAATTTTCATTTGCTTTTGTCGCTATCTCATCGATCTTTGCATAAAATGCGCCCTTGCTTGTATCTTTGGCAAAATTTAAAAAAGCGTAAGTCATTACTTTTGAAATTTTAGCGATTAAATTTTCATATTCAGAAAATGCCTTTAAAAACTCGTCTGTTTTTAAATTTTCATAATTTTCTATGTATTTATCTTTAAATTTCTCACACTCTTTTTGTAAATTTAGTGCGTTTTGCTCGCACTCTTTTTCGTTTGCAAAAAGTGCTTTTAGATCCCAAATTTGCATATTTATCCTTTAAATTTTTGGGACATTTTACAAAAAAATGGATAAAAGTAAAATTTCAGCCAAAATTTAGCTGAAATTTTATGAAGATTAGTTTGAAGTCTCTGAAGCTACGGCTGTAAAAAGCACGTCTGATGAGCTATTTAGCGCAGTTTCAACTGAGTCTTGGATAACACCAATTGTAAAACCAACTGTTACAAACTGCATTGCGATGTCATTACTGATACCAAAAAGACCGCACGCTAATGGCACTAGAAGCAAAGAGCCACCAGCCACGCCAGATGCGCCGCATGCACCAAGAGCTGAGATGAAACAAAGAAGTAGCGCATCGCCAAAAGTAACTGTGATAGATGGGATAGAATTTACCGCAGTAAGCGCTAGAATACTAATGGTAACTGCCGCTCCGCCCATGTTTATAGTAGCACCAAGTGGGATAGAGATCGAGTAAAGCTCCTCTTTTAGACCAAGCTTTTTGCAAAGTGCCATATTTACAGGGATATTTGCGGCCGAGCTTCTTGTAAAAAATGCTGAAATAGCGCTCTCTTTTAGGCAGATCATGACAAGTGGATAAGGATTTTTTCTAGTTAATACAAAAACCATGGCTGGGTAGATGATAAATGCGACAACAAGCATTGCTCCAACAAGAACTAAAATCAGTTTTAGATATCCTGCAAGTACTTCAAATCCAGTTTCATGAATGCTAATAGCAACCATACCAAAGATACCAAACGGAGCTAGTCTAATGATAAATTTAACAATATGGGTTACGCCATCGCTTATATCTTTAAATACTTTTTTAGTCTCAGCTGTGGAATTTCTAAGCGCTATACCACTACCAACTGCCCAGGTGATGATGCCTATATAGTTACCATTTGCAAGGGCGTTTATTGGATTTTCGACCATTTTATAAATGAGATCTTTTAAAACATTGGTAATTCCTTGAGGCGCTGACATATCAGCACTTGCAAGACCTTTTAAAGAAAGCTCCACTGGGAATAAGAAACTAGCAATAACTGCAACAACGGCTGCTAAAAATGTACCAATTAGATAGAGTGTAATGATCTTTTGCATACCTTTTGTATGACCAAAATCTCTTAAAATAATGGATGTTGCCACTAAAACAAAGACAAGAATTGGTGCGATAGCTTTTAAAGCACCTTTGAATAAATCGCCTAAAACTGAAGCTGAAGCTGCGATAGAATCGGCTGAACTAGCTTTTTCTTTGGCTTCATTTAGCTGCTTGGCTTCATCTTGACTAAGGCGAGTTTTTATAACTTCATCTACGCTCAAACCACTTTCGTTTTGAATAGTTTGAATTTTAGCCGAGATCTTGTTATAAGGAGCTGCTTCGTAGTGTGTGTAAAAGCCAACTAGGGCACCTAGGATGATACCAACTAAAATTTGAATTATCAAATTTCCATCGGCGTATCTTCTTGCTATGTTTTTAAGCATATTCATTTGACACCTTAATAAATTAGTTTTTTGTTGATTTTAGCTAAACAATTTTTAAATATAAAGAATTTGATAAAGATTAATTAGCCTTTTAAATAGATTTGTTACAATTGCACAAAATTTAGTCAAGAAAAAGGATGAAAATGTATCTATTTACTTCTGAAGTTGTAAGTCCGGGTCATCCAGATAAATGTGCTGATATAATCGCTGATAGCATAGTGGATACTATTTTAACACAAGATCCAAATGGTCGTGTCGCAAGTGAAGTCTTTGTGGCTGGAAAAAATATAGTAATAGGTGGAGAGATAAACTCAAAGGTAAAACTCTCATATAAAGACTACGAAAAGATTGTAAAAGACGCTCTAGCGCATATTGGATATGACGGAAAGAGCAACTTTACAAAAGAGCAGTGCTTGCACCCAGATGATATCGAGGTCAAAGTCTGCTTAAACCAACAAAGCCCAGATATAAATCAAGGCGTTGATCAGAATGATGGCGAGATTGGGGCAGGTGATCAAGGTATTATGTTTGGTTTTGCAAGCTGCGAAGCAAAAGAATTTATGCCAGCAGCTATAACTTACGCAAGAATGCTTTGCGATAAAGTATATAAATTTGCCAAAGCAAACCCTGATAAGCTTGGCGTTGATATTAAAACGCAAGTTACGATTGATTACGGTAGCAAAGACAACTTTGAAAATTGCAAACCTCAAAGTATCCACACTATCGTCGTTTCTGCCCCTTGCGTGGAGAGCATGAAGATAGAAGAGCTTCGCGCACTAATACAAAAATTAATAGACGAAACTGGCCTTCCAAAAGAGCTATATAATAAAGAAAAAACGATCATCTATATAAACCCAACAGGCAGATATGTAAATCACAGCTCACTTCACGATAGCGGCCTAACAGGTAGAAAACTAATCGTTGATAGCTTTGGTGGATATAGTCCAATAGGCGGCGGTGCTCAGTCAAGTAAGGACTACACAAAGGTTGATCGCAGCGGACTTTACGCAGCTCGCTGGATAGCTAAAAATATCGTAGCAGCTGGCCTTGCAAAAAAATGTATCGTCCAGATAAGCTACGCGATCGGTGTTGCAAAGCCAACTTCAGTTAGTGTTGATACCATGGGAACTCATGCAAATGGCATAAATGACGATATGCTTTCAAATTTTGTAAGCGAGCATTTCGCTCTAACGCCTCGCTGGATAACAAATAAATTTGGTCTTGATAAGCCAAGTAAAGATACGTTTTTATATGCAAAAGTAGCTGCAAAAGGTCAAGTGGGAAATGCAAAATACCCTTGGGAAAAGCTTGATGCAGTCGATACTTTCAAGGCTTTACTAAAAAAATAATTAAAAAAGTGGCTTTATCTAAAAGCCACTTTAAATTTCTCTTTAAAACTCATTCCAAAACGCTTTTTTAGGCTTTATGATCTCACTTTTTGAGCCATTTACGCTGTGATAGACTGCTTTATTGTATTTTGTGGCAAGGTGTTTTATAAGCAGCCTTTGAAGCACAGGTTCGCTACTTGGCACAAACCAGCCATTGTTTGTGATAGCTACAACCACGTCAAATTCGCCCCTATAAAGCTCCTCTCTTGTCGCTTCATAGCAGATAGCATTTCTAATTTTAACTCCGTCTATCCCATAGTCGCTAAAATTTTCAGCCTTTTTAAAGTCACTAGCTCCGCCAAAAAATAGCTTATTTACTGCATCTTGCATAAATTTTGGCAAAGGAATTTCTTCGCCAAATGGCACTAAAAATTTCTTATCCATTCGCCTTAGATCGCCATCTTGAAATAAAAAGGCGGAGTTATAAATTTGCTTATTTTCATAGGCAAGCGCACCAGCTACGATGGTTATCTTTTTTGAAAGCTCTTTTAGCTCATCAACGAGCAGCGGCTCATTTGTCATAAATAATGGAAACGCGCTCTCCGGAAGGACGATAAGGCGTTTTTGCTCGGCTATGGCGTTATTTATTAAGTCTAAATTGTCATTTGTAAATTTCATGCGTAAGCTTTTATCCCAGCGCACTCTTTGAGCGATATCGGTGTTTATTAGCTCCACGTCAAATGGTAGAGTCTTTGCCTCGCTACCTTTAAACTGTAAAGCGGCTACTAGGCAGATAAAAGCTAGGATAAATTTTAAAATTTTGCCTTTTAAACTCAAAGAAATAGCCGCAAGAAATATAAATATAAGCCCTCTTGTGCTTGGCTCAAAAGCGCCTAAAACAAGTGTTGCTTCGAGATTAAACCAGTTAAAGCCAAATGGATGAACGTAGCTTACTAAAAATAGTAAAACAGCTCTTAGCACGACAAAACTGGGAAAAGAGGCTACCCAAAACATAAATCCGTAAACAAATGCTACAAAGAGAATGACAAATGGTATAAGCCAAACAAGCTCATAGTAGATAAAACTAAAGCTGATCCAATAAAACCATAAAATTCCTGTGAAAAATCCAACCACGAAAAAACCAGCTCTGCTTAAATTTATGATAATGCAAATTCCAGTTAAAGTTAAAAATGGCGAGATAAAATTTAAGAGCAAATTCTCGAAGAGGCTTAAAAAAATAAAGTTGGAAAGCAAAAAAGCACCGACAAAGGCTTTTATTATAATTTTAGTGCTAAAATGCCCATTTAAAAATCTTACAAATAAGGAAAACCATGCAAAACGCTGATTTTTTAACATCATTACTACCTCTTGTTGTGCTTTTCGCCATATTTTACTTTTTGGTTATTAGACCTCAACAAAAACAACAAAAAGCCCATGCAGCAATGCTCGCAGCTCTTGATAAAGGTGATAAGATAATAACTAATGGCGGACTTATCTGCGAAGTGATTAAAGCCGAAAATGATTTTATCAAAGTTAAACTTAACGATGATGTAATCGTTCGTATAGCACGCGAGTTTATAGCTAAAAAGATCGAAGATAAATAATGCGTAACGCAAGAGTCACATATAGGCTAGTTATCTTAATATTAGCCTTGATTTTTGGTTTTGGCTTTTCGGTGCCATCTTTTTTTCAAACACAAAGTGGAGCTAAAATTTCACTTGGCCTTGATCTTCAAGGCGGCCTTCATATGCTACTTGGTGTTGAAACGAGCGAAGCTATTCACTCAAAAATAAAATCAATAGCTGGAAGTATAAATTATTATGCTAAAAAAGAAGATGTGTTAATTGATAAATTTAAGATTAAAGAAGAGAACATTGACTTTACTCTTCTTGATGGCGACGAAGCTCCAAAAGTAGATAAAGCACTAGCTGAGATAAAGGGGCTTGATATCAAAAAAGATGGTTTAAATTACAGCATATCTTTAACAGAACAAGAAAGAACGGATACGATCGAGTATGCGATCTCGCAAGCTGTTGAAACTATTAGAAACAGACTCGATCAGTTTGGTCTAGCTGAGCCAACTGTTGCCAGACAAGGCAAAGATAATATCCTAGTTGAGCTTCCTGGCATAAAGACTGAAGAGGATGAACAAAGAGCAAGAGATCTTATCGCAAAGGCTGCTCACTTGCAGCTTATGGCAGTTGATGACAAAAGACAAGATCAGGCTAATACCATGAGCGAGGCCGAGGCTGAAAGCTATGGTGACGTGATCTTTAAAGATGCCAAAAATGACCGCGTAAAATATGTCGTTAAAAATATCCCTGTGCTTGATGGCTCGATGCTAACTGACGCAAAGGTTGCATTTTCTCAGCAAAATAACCTACCGATCATAAATTTCACACTAAATTCAGAAGGTGCTAGAATTTTTGGCGATTTTACTGGCGCAAATGTGGGCAAAAGGCTTGCTATCGTGCTTGATGGCAAGGTCTATTCAGCTCCAGTTATAAATGAAAGAATAGGTGGCGGCAGCGGCCAGATCAGCGGTGGCTTTACACTTGATGAAGCTCACGACGTAGCGATCGCGCTTAGAAGTGGCGCACTTTTAGCACCTGTTAAGATGCTAGAAAAAAGAAGTGTCGGTCCATCTTTAGGACAAGAGAGCATCAACCAAAGCATGGTAGCACTTGCTGCTGGATCTATTTTAGTCGTGCTATTTATGCTAGTTTATTATGGAATTTCTGGAATTTTTGCAAATATCGCGCTAGTTGCAGACGTTGTTATATTAGTTGCTGTCATGGCGCTTTTTGGAGCGACGCTTACCTTACCTGGTATGGCTGGTATCGTGCTAACGATTGGTATGGCAGTTGATGCAAACGTCATCATAAATGAGCGTATACGTGAGCTTTTGCGTGAAGGCGTGGCGATAAGAACGGCCGTGCAAAAGGGCTATGAGCACGCTATGAGTGCGATCATCGATTCAAACTTAACTACCATCATCACAGTTGCTGTGCTTTATGCTTATGGTACTGGCCCAGTTAAAGGATTTGCTGTGACAATGGCGATAGGTATCATGGCTTCTATGCTAACGGCCATTTTAGGCACACATGGCATGTTTGATGCAGTCATGGATAAGATAGAAAAAAGCGGAAATACCAGACTTTGGTTTGGTTATAAAAGGAGCTAGGGATGCAAATTTTTACTAAGGCAAAAGTTTATGATTTTATGCGGTTTAGATTTGTGTCACTCGCACTTTCTATATTTTTATTTGTTGGTTCGATCTTTTTGCTTGCAACAAAGGGTTTAAACTACGGCATCGACTTCTCTGGTGGTACGCTTATACAGCTAAAATACGACACCAAAGCGCCACTTGATAAAATTCGTGATGCTTTTGGCACAAATGAAGTGCTTAAAAACGCCTCTGTTACTGAGTTTGGAAGCGAAGATGAGGCTGTTATTAGATTTTCAGGTTCAAGCTCAAATTTAACTGGTGACATCGGCACTGAGATAAAGCAAATTTTAAAAGATACTGGAAATTTTGAAGTAAGACGTGTTGATATCGTTGGACCAAAGGTTGGTGACGAGCTTAGAGAAAAAGGCTTGATGGCTCTTGGAATTTCACTAATTGGCATATTAATCTACATCACATTTAGGTTTGAGTGGCGTTTTGCGCTTGCTGCGATCGCAACTGAAATTCACGATATAGTTATAACTGTCGGTGCTATTTCGCTATTTAATATTGATGTAAATTTAGATACTTTGGCTGCCGTTTTAACAGTGCTTGGCTACTCGCTAAATGATACTATCATCATTTTTGATAGGATCAGGGAGGGTATTAAAGAGAGCAAGAGGACTGATATTGAGGGCGTTATAAATGAGTCAGTGTCTGCTACGCTTTCAAGGACTATTCTAACTTCTGCAACTACGATGATGACGGTTCTTGTGCTATTTTTATTTGGTGGAGATATGATACATGGATTTTCATTTATTCTTATCGTTGGTATTATTATAGGAACGATCAGCTCGATCTACATCTCTTCGCCGTTTCTTATCTGGTTCAAATTTAGCATCGAGTATTTTAGAAGTAGAGAGACTGAAAAGCAAAAGATAAAAAAAGAGCGCGAAAAAGAGCGTGCTATGTTTGAGAAAGGTGTTGTGTAAGGAGGGATAATGAACTGGGGAAAAGTTATCTACATATTTTTTGCGTTAATGAGTCTTACGACTACAGCAGAATTTTTATATGATAAAAACGAGATCGCCCTTTTTGTGGCGGCTAGTATAAATTTAGTTTCAACGCTACTTAAGATCGGTGTTAAAAATTTACTCTCAGCTGAGCTTTTTGCAAGCTCGCTGGTTGCTGATTTACACCTTATACCAGCTTTTGTTATTTTGCAAGTCTCTGAAAATATAACACTTAGCTATTCGTTGGCTATTGGCGCAGTCATTGCAAATATATTTTCACTAGCCTTGGTTTTAATAGAATCAAGTAAAGCTCAAGAAGAATTTTAGGAGAAAAAATGGCTGAAAAGAGAAAATATGAGCCTTTGAAGATAGAAAAAAAATGGCAAGAAATTTGGGATAAAAATGAAGAATTTGAACCAAAAGACGATCTAAGCTTGCCGAAAAAATATATCCTAAGTATGTTTCCATATCCAAGCGGACGCATACATATGGGGCATGTAAGAAACTACTCTATCGGCGATGCGCTGGCTAGGTCATATAGAAAAAGCGGATATAACGTGCTTCATCCTATTGGCTTTGATAGCTTTGGCATGCCAGCTGAAAATGCAGCCATAAAACATAAAATTCACCCTAAAATTTGGACTTATGAAAACATCGACTATATGAAAAAAGAGCTTGCAAGTCTTGGCTTTTCATTTTCTAAAAAGAGAATTTTAGCCACATCTGATCCTCTTTACACTAAGTGGGAGCAAAGCTTTTTTATAAAGATGTTTGAAAAAGGGCTTGTTTATAGAAAAAATGCAATTATAAATTGGTGCGAATACGATCAAACCGTGCTTGCAAATGAGCAGGTGGAGGATGGCAAATGCTGGAGATGTGGTAATGATGTTGTACAAAAAGAGCTTCCAGGATATTACTTTAACATCACAAAATATGCTAGTGAGCTACTTGATGATCTGAAACTTCTTGAAGGCAAATGGCCAAATCAAGTAATCACAATGCAAGAAAACTGGATCGGCAGAAGCTACGGCCTAGAGTTTAAATTTTATCTTGATGAGGCTTCAAAAGAGGCTTTAGGTGGTAAATTTGATGGCTTTGAGGTATTTACTACAAGAGCTGATACGATTTACGGCGTTAGTTACACAGCTCTTGCACCTGAGCATCCTATCGTAAAAGCGTTGCTTGAGAGTGATAAAATTGATGAAAGCAAAAAGGCAAAGATAAAAGCAATCCTAAATCAAAGCCCAAGAGAGCGTCAAGCGAGCGAAAAAGACGGAGAATTTTTAGGAATTTACGTTGTTCATCCACTCACAAATGAAAAGATCCCAGTTTGGGTTGCAAATTTCATCCTAGCTGACTACGGCAGTGGCGCTATTATGGCTGTTCCTGCGCATGATCAAAGGGACTTCGAGTTTGCAAGTAAATTTAATCTTCCTATAAAGCCAGTCGTAAAGCCGCTTGAGGGTGAGAGCGATAGCTCAAAAGCATACTCTGAGTACGGAATTTCTATAAATTCTGAGCTTATAAATGGACTTGCTTCAGAAGAAGCTAAAAATTTCATAATAGAAAAATTTGAAAAAGATGGTTTAGGCAAAAGGATCACAAACTATAAACTAAGAGACTGGGGAATTTCTCGCCAAAGATACTGGGGTGCGCCAATACCAGTAGTGCACTGCAAATGCTGCGGCGTAGTGCCTGAAAAAGAGGAAAATTTACCTATCGCGCTACCTGAAGATGTCGAGATCACAGGCGAGGGCAATCCTTTAGATAAACATCCGGCTTGGAAATTTACAAAGTGTCCAAAATGCGGACAAGATGCGATCAGAGAGACTGATACGATGGATACGTTTGTGGAGAGTAGCTGGTATTTTGCTAGATTTGCAAGTAATGAGAAGACTTGGGAGCAAAAAGCACTTGACGAAAAGAGCGTGAATTACTGGATGAATGTAAATCAGTATATCGGAGGCATCGAGCATGCGATCTTGCACCTTTTATACGCTAGATTTTTCCAAAAGGTCTTAAGAGATCTAGGCTATCTAAGAGATGATGAGCCGTTTGAAAATTTACTAACTCAAGGTATGGTCTTAAAAGATGGCAAAAAGATGAGCAAAAGTAAGGGCAACGTCGTAGATCCTGACGATATTATCAATAAATATGGTGCTGATACGGCAAGGCTGTTTATCCTTTTTGCAGCGCCTCCTCAAAAAGAGCTTGAGTGGAATGACAGCGCAGTTGAAGGTGCATTTAGGTTTTTGAATAGACTTTGGGAAAAAGCTCAGACTATCAAAAAGATAGATAAATTGCCTAAGATAGATCACGAAAGCCTAAACAAAGATGAGAAATTTGCAAGACTAAAAATTTATGAAGCGCTTAAAAAATCAACTGAGGTTTTTGGCGACACATTTGCTTTTAATACATTGATTGCTGCTTGCATGGAGGCACTAAATGCCATAAATGCGCAGGATAACGAAGATGTAAATGCTGAGGGCTTTTTCATCATCTTAAATTTACTAGAGCCTATTGTGCCGCATATCGCAAATGAGCTTAGTGAAGAGCTTTTTGGTAGAAAAAATTTCACAAAGATAGCCGTAAAAGAAGAGGTTTTTGTAAAAGATAGCATCGCTCTTGCAGTTACAGTAAATGGTAAAAAAAGAGCCGAGTTTGAAGTAGCAGCAAGCGAGAGTGAGGGTGAAATTTTAAAGCTAGCTAAGCAAAATGTGGCTAAATGGCTTGAAGGAAAAGAAATTTTAAAAGAGATTTATATAAAAGGCAAATTAGTAAATTTTGTCATTAAAGGATAAATTTTGAGATATTTTTTAGCGTTTTTTATTGCGATATTTATCTGCGGGTGTGGTTATAAGCCGGTTTCAAAGATCACACATGATCTAGTTGGCGATAAAATTTATGTTGATGTGATTATCAGCAAAGAAGAGCCAAAAAATAGTGTTTGGATAAAGGATGCTGTAAAAGAGGGCATGGTCGCAAGGCTAAATAAAGATTTATCAAGTAAAGAGAGTGCTGATACTTCGATAATTATTTCGGTAAAAGATTTAAATTACGAAGCGATCATTTATGATGAGTTTGGTTACATTACGTCATATAAAGCACATTTAAGCTTAAATTATAAGACTAAATTTAAAGATGGTAGCGTGGTTGATATTCCAGCCACTGGCGAGTATGACTTTAGTGTCGTAAGACGTCAAAAAGATGTAAGATTTGCTGATAGCATTCTTAGTGATACTCAAAAATACGAAGCTATCAAAGAGGCATCAAAAGAGGCCTTTGATGAGTATATCGCAAGTTTAGCGGTAAAAGGATATAGAAATGGCAGCAGTAACCGTTAGTCAAATAGTCAAGGAAGCCTTAAATGAGATCAAAGATCGCCATTTGATGCTAACGCCAGAGAATTACACTGAAGTCTATAATGAAATTTCTAAAAAACATGGCTTTACAACAGAAGAGAGTAAAAAGATAGAAAAATATATCTCAAGGCTTGGTGATGAATATAAAAATCAAGCCTTAAGCCTTCATATAAAGACGGTCGATGAGTTTGTTGCTTTTATGACCGCCAGGCTCTCTAGAGGTGCTCAACAAGGAGCAAGCCTTATGGCTGATGATAAAAAACTACAATCACTAAATGCATTTGCTAGAAGAATTCTCCAAGCTATCTCAATGCTTCACAATAAAGATGCAAAAAGCTTAGCAGAGCAAAGTATGCAACTGCTCGCTAGAAGATATGATGAGAAAAATCTTGAAGAAATGTGCCTTAGATGGTTTGACTTTGTTAGCTCTTACGATACTGAATTTTTAGAATTTTTGAAATATTATGGTGTTAGAAATTTTGATGATTTAAAGACAATGAGTTCTGAACTTGAGAAATTTCTTACACAAAAAGATGAAGATGGCGAAGAGGATGTTTTGATTCAGCTTTTAAGCCTTACTCTTGAGCCTTCTATTACAAAGGATCTTGATGAAGAGCTTAGCACGATAAGAAGTACTTTGAAGCAAAATCCTAAAACCTTAAATAGCAAAGAATTTCAAGAAAAGGTAAAGGCATTTGTTGATCGCAGAATAGAAGAAGATAGAACAGAGATCATAGAAAAAGTTGGTTCGCTAAATAATATCTTACAAAATATAAGCGAGAGAATTTCTGATATTGCAGCTAGTTCACAAAGTAGTTCAGATAAAGTAAAAAGTATAAAAAATGATCTTAAAAATGTAAATTTAAACACAAATAGTATCGATCAAGTAAGAAGTATGCTTATTGAGATCGCTAGCGCTTTGGAGATCGAGAGTAAAGAGCTTGGCATAGAGATGCACAATAGGCAAGTTACTATTTCAGAGCTTCAAAATAGAGTGATCAGTCTTGAAAAAGAGCTTGAGGAAGCTAGGCTTGAGAACAAAGAAGACTTTTTGACAAAAGTATCTACCAAACGTGCTTTGATGAATGAGATTCAACGCATCGAAGAAGCATATAAACGCTATGGTACCGATTATTCTATCTGCTTTGTTGATATTGATTATTTTAAAAAGATAAACGATACTTACGGTCATGAGGCTGGAGATGTTATACTCTCGGCAGTAGCTCAAGTACTTAAGAAAAATGCTAGAAAGGTTGATTTTGTTGGTAGATATGGCGGTGAAGAATTTGTAATCTTGCTTCCAAGCACTGGCTTAAAAGATAGTGTTAAATTTGGAGATAAGCTAAGAAGTATGATAGAAAATTTTAAATTTATCTATAAAAATGAGCGTATCAAGGTTACTATAAGCTCCGGCATAGCGACAAGAAGTGCAAATTTAAGTGAGACGATGACGCTTGAAGCTGCTGATAAGATGCTTTATCTCTCAAAAGAAAATGGTAGAA
Encoded proteins:
- the leuS gene encoding leucine--tRNA ligase codes for the protein MAEKRKYEPLKIEKKWQEIWDKNEEFEPKDDLSLPKKYILSMFPYPSGRIHMGHVRNYSIGDALARSYRKSGYNVLHPIGFDSFGMPAENAAIKHKIHPKIWTYENIDYMKKELASLGFSFSKKRILATSDPLYTKWEQSFFIKMFEKGLVYRKNAIINWCEYDQTVLANEQVEDGKCWRCGNDVVQKELPGYYFNITKYASELLDDLKLLEGKWPNQVITMQENWIGRSYGLEFKFYLDEASKEALGGKFDGFEVFTTRADTIYGVSYTALAPEHPIVKALLESDKIDESKKAKIKAILNQSPRERQASEKDGEFLGIYVVHPLTNEKIPVWVANFILADYGSGAIMAVPAHDQRDFEFASKFNLPIKPVVKPLEGESDSSKAYSEYGISINSELINGLASEEAKNFIIEKFEKDGLGKRITNYKLRDWGISRQRYWGAPIPVVHCKCCGVVPEKEENLPIALPEDVEITGEGNPLDKHPAWKFTKCPKCGQDAIRETDTMDTFVESSWYFARFASNEKTWEQKALDEKSVNYWMNVNQYIGGIEHAILHLLYARFFQKVLRDLGYLRDDEPFENLLTQGMVLKDGKKMSKSKGNVVDPDDIINKYGADTARLFILFAAPPQKELEWNDSAVEGAFRFLNRLWEKAQTIKKIDKLPKIDHESLNKDEKFARLKIYEALKKSTEVFGDTFAFNTLIAACMEALNAINAQDNEDVNAEGFFIILNLLEPIVPHIANELSEELFGRKNFTKIAVKEEVFVKDSIALAVTVNGKKRAEFEVAASESEGEILKLAKQNVAKWLEGKEILKEIYIKGKLVNFVIKG
- the lptE gene encoding LPS assembly lipoprotein LptE, whose product is MRYFLAFFIAIFICGCGYKPVSKITHDLVGDKIYVDVIISKEEPKNSVWIKDAVKEGMVARLNKDLSSKESADTSIIISVKDLNYEAIIYDEFGYITSYKAHLSLNYKTKFKDGSVVDIPATGEYDFSVVRRQKDVRFADSILSDTQKYEAIKEASKEAFDEYIASLAVKGYRNGSSNR
- a CDS encoding GGDEF domain-containing protein → MAAVTVSQIVKEALNEIKDRHLMLTPENYTEVYNEISKKHGFTTEESKKIEKYISRLGDEYKNQALSLHIKTVDEFVAFMTARLSRGAQQGASLMADDKKLQSLNAFARRILQAISMLHNKDAKSLAEQSMQLLARRYDEKNLEEMCLRWFDFVSSYDTEFLEFLKYYGVRNFDDLKTMSSELEKFLTQKDEDGEEDVLIQLLSLTLEPSITKDLDEELSTIRSTLKQNPKTLNSKEFQEKVKAFVDRRIEEDRTEIIEKVGSLNNILQNISERISDIAASSQSSSDKVKSIKNDLKNVNLNTNSIDQVRSMLIEIASALEIESKELGIEMHNRQVTISELQNRVISLEKELEEARLENKEDFLTKVSTKRALMNEIQRIEEAYKRYGTDYSICFVDIDYFKKINDTYGHEAGDVILSAVAQVLKKNARKVDFVGRYGGEEFVILLPSTGLKDSVKFGDKLRSMIENFKFIYKNERIKVTISSGIATRSANLSETMTLEAADKMLYLSKENGRNQVMPKIIEEK